In Verrucomicrobiota bacterium, the genomic window ATGGTGCGGCGAAGCGCCGTTCTACACGCTCGGGCCGCTCACCACCGACATCGCGCCCGGCTACGACCACATCACCAGCGGCATTGGCGCGGCGATGATTGGTTGGTATGGCTGCGCGATGTTGTGTTACGTGACCCCGAAAGAGCATTTGGGATTGCCCAACAAAAAAGATGTGAAGGACGGCGTGATTGCCTACAAAATCGCGGCCCACGCGGCGGATTTGGCGAAAGGACATCCGGGCGCGCAGTATCGCGACAACGCCCTTTCCAAAGCCCGATTCGAGTTCCGTTGGGAAGACCAGTTCAATCTGTCCCTTGACCCGGTGACGGCCAGAGAATTTCACGACGAGACGCTTCCGCAAGACGGAGCGAAGACGGCTCATTTCTGTTCAATGTGCGGCCCGCACTTCTGCTCGATGAAGATCACCGAAGACGTCCGCAAATACGCCGCCGAACAAGGCATGAGCGAGGATGAAGCGCTGAAGAAGGGCATGGAAGAAAAGTCCCGCGAGTTCACGGAAAAGGGTGCGGAGCTTTACGCGAAGGCGTGAGAGATAAGTGTAAATCGAATCATCACCGTCCCATGTACCGGCGCTTCGCGGAACTGCGGTTAGCCGACTGCCGGCGCCGATGCCACCCTCGGGTCTCGTGCTAGTATCGCTGCGATGAAAACCATGCTCCTTGCTGTCACTCTCACTTTCGTTTGCCTCGCTGAGGCGGCGGCGCAATCTCCGTGGCCGCAGTGGCGCGGGCCGCAGCGCGACGGGCAGTTTGCGGGCCCGGCGTGGCCCGACAAACTCGACGCGAATCACCTCAAACAACTCTGGCGCGTCGAACTTGGCCCGAGTTATTCCGGCCCGATCATCGTTGGCGACCGCGTTTTTACCACCGAGACGAAAGACAGGAAATTCGAGGTCGTCACCGCGTTCGACCGGCATTCGGGCAAGGAGCTTTGGCGCACGCAGTGGGACGGCTCGTTGAGCGTGCCGTTCTTCGCGAAGTCCAACGGCGATTGGATTCGCGCCACGCCCGCGAGCGACGGCGAGAGCCTGTTCGTGGCGGGGATGCGCGACTTGCTCGTCTGCCTCGACATCGCGACCGGGAAGGAACGCTGGCGCTTCGACTTTGTGAAGCAGCTCGAGGCACCCGTGCCCGACTTCGGCTTTGTCTGTTCGCCGCTTGTCGGGAGCGACGCAGTCTATGTGCAAGCCGGCGCGAGCTTCGTGAAATTGAACAAACGCACCGGCGAAATGATCTGGCGCACCCTGAAGGACG contains:
- a CDS encoding phosphomethylpyrimidine synthase, which encodes EVQGDLTKRAWAKGVQVMNEGPGHVPMHMIEENMAKQLEWCGEAPFYTLGPLTTDIAPGYDHITSGIGAAMIGWYGCAMLCYVTPKEHLGLPNKKDVKDGVIAYKIAAHAADLAKGHPGAQYRDNALSKARFEFRWEDQFNLSLDPVTAREFHDETLPQDGAKTAHFCSMCGPHFCSMKITEDVRKYAAEQGMSEDEALKKGMEEKSREFTEKGAELYAKA